From Luteolibacter sp. Y139, one genomic window encodes:
- a CDS encoding beta strand repeat-containing protein → MKPTRTNPFLAGLVAPVVVALTLTVAHAANFTWDPGNTTNAATIDPGNGNWNTTAGNVVWNNAGTNVIWAAANTAVFGGADGTYAVTLDAALSTVNVNFNNSGYTISAAAPTILTATINNSTGGVATAANTGIWVAAGKTATLGNNVTVNLSATGFGSRVGLDNGAVLNVAAGAKIDKSAGANRDTVFAGVTGGTANINVAGTITRSVASDTAGIVIGNAGGEVIANVNSGGILSTTSTGATNTNGSISLGNVSGATGTLNIGSGATVTSSNANTTDAQSGVKIGTVSGGIGTVNLNGGTLTTLKVFKGAGTGTFNFNGGSLKPTVATTAFMTGLTAANVKAGGAIIDTNSFDLTIGQPLLHDSGLGSTADGGLTKNSAGILTLSGVNTYTGSTTLNAGSLVLADNAGLKFVVGNSTSNKLQGTGAVTLDGDFTIDISGVTSPNPSGYTLVSGVTPTYTTNFTVTGWTEVTPGEWRGSGWKFTTANSKLVSLDSDADGMEDSWELQIVNANPSDGITTIAQVLPGSDYDGDQATNLMEYTYGTSPTNPNEWPDTDFDGLNDGWEDATFGDHDGIIEPSDLTTATALDNDGDGLDDLWEDQYYGNNNGLVEPSDLTVQNDKNADPDGDHNTNAQEAVAHTNPNDNTSWPDTDFDGLNDGWEIFTFGNLTRATSSDNDGDYLSDAYEDTFFGNNNGTIEPSDLTPANAGGDPDGDGAFNYQESLSFTDPHNAADFPDLDGDGLGDGHYLRAGDVNSATTTSFIDGINWDNEAATVAGQKYVVAVSGLRTRDTVADFTFPGDRLLVATGGQLAWKNNGTLTISNLVLSGGLVNQAVTPNGTTVNLNGAISVRNTGSTLSGNNGPMIVNAPISGSGILNITGGNNVTLTATNSFTGRYAVTGKLVVGNGTTGSVNIKPVHGDTTTPIGIGGTGTVTLNGPFNIDTSLTGTTLNETWSILEPGTLTESYGANFTIPGFTADAGVAGSRLWTKTAGSVWYQFSESTGLFRVTDPDTDLDGMADSWEQQIINANPSDGITNINEVLPGSDYDGDQVTNLMEFTYGSNPVNPSSWPDTDFDGLNDGWEDMTFGDHDGIIEPSDLTTATAFDTDGDGWDDLTFEDATFGDNDGIVEPSDLVQAPFTDFDGDGASNKQELVVDSTDMKSSGSFIDNNGDGFADGARLTAGDGNGATTSFNGNVGHWSDGFGPLAGMNYYVAVDSFRTPDSTPANTTITFPGNRLVVATGGRVNFKSTGAHTVAFNKLMLDGGNLNQAGGNALITVAGNVTIRSASTYTGSNGPLTLSGPISGSGGLTASGGTLSFASNSTWTGNLTANGPFTLTDTGSMKFVPTTNGTTNSITGTGAVTLNGTLNIDLSGASTTIGHSWALVANSGTKTYGATFNVAGFTSSGGAAGTRSWSLGNYRFDEITGTLNVAQPGFGGWISGFGLAVADQDPTDDPDHDGISNLVEYAVDGLNPAAANGSVGSMSGLTVTFAKRALAVSNGDVSYAIEESSDVGGADAWSVIAPTVNSGSAISYTFPGPLVRDFVRLRVTQP, encoded by the coding sequence ATGAAACCCACTCGCACCAATCCCTTCCTCGCTGGCCTTGTAGCCCCTGTCGTCGTGGCGCTCACCCTGACCGTCGCCCACGCCGCGAACTTCACTTGGGATCCGGGCAATACCACCAACGCGGCAACCATCGATCCCGGCAACGGCAACTGGAATACCACCGCGGGAAACGTGGTGTGGAATAACGCCGGAACCAACGTCATCTGGGCTGCGGCCAATACCGCCGTGTTCGGAGGAGCCGATGGCACCTATGCGGTTACACTGGATGCCGCGCTCTCGACGGTGAACGTCAATTTCAACAACAGCGGCTACACGATCAGTGCGGCAGCTCCGACCATCCTCACCGCCACCATCAACAATTCCACCGGCGGCGTCGCCACTGCCGCCAATACCGGCATCTGGGTGGCTGCGGGCAAGACCGCCACGCTTGGCAACAACGTGACGGTGAACCTGTCCGCCACGGGCTTCGGCAGCCGCGTCGGCCTGGACAATGGTGCGGTGCTCAACGTCGCTGCCGGCGCGAAGATCGACAAGAGCGCGGGAGCGAATCGCGACACGGTCTTCGCAGGCGTCACTGGGGGAACGGCGAACATCAACGTCGCGGGCACCATCACCCGTTCGGTCGCCAGCGATACTGCGGGCATTGTCATTGGCAACGCCGGTGGCGAGGTGATCGCGAACGTCAACAGCGGCGGCATTCTCAGCACCACTAGTACCGGTGCCACCAATACCAATGGTTCGATCTCGCTTGGCAACGTCAGCGGTGCGACAGGCACGCTCAACATCGGCTCCGGAGCAACGGTCACCAGCTCGAATGCAAACACCACCGATGCCCAGTCTGGCGTCAAGATCGGCACCGTCTCTGGAGGTATCGGCACGGTCAATCTGAACGGTGGCACCTTGACCACCCTGAAGGTCTTCAAGGGAGCAGGCACCGGCACCTTCAATTTCAACGGCGGCAGCCTGAAACCGACTGTCGCCACCACCGCCTTCATGACCGGCCTGACCGCCGCGAACGTGAAGGCCGGAGGCGCAATCATCGACACGAACAGCTTCGACCTCACGATCGGTCAGCCCCTGCTTCACGACAGCGGACTGGGCAGCACCGCGGACGGCGGCTTGACCAAGAACAGTGCGGGTATTCTGACGCTTTCCGGCGTCAATACCTACACCGGCAGTACCACTCTCAATGCAGGCAGCCTGGTCCTCGCCGACAATGCAGGCCTCAAGTTCGTCGTTGGCAATTCGACAAGCAACAAGCTCCAAGGCACGGGCGCGGTCACCCTTGATGGCGACTTCACCATCGATATCAGCGGGGTCACCTCGCCGAATCCCTCGGGCTACACCTTGGTGAGCGGCGTGACACCGACCTATACCACGAACTTCACCGTGACCGGTTGGACGGAAGTAACGCCCGGTGAATGGCGCGGCTCCGGTTGGAAGTTCACCACGGCGAATAGCAAGCTGGTCAGCCTCGACAGCGACGCGGACGGGATGGAGGACTCGTGGGAGCTTCAGATCGTGAATGCCAATCCGAGCGATGGCATCACCACGATCGCTCAAGTGCTTCCCGGTTCCGACTACGATGGCGACCAGGCGACCAACCTGATGGAGTACACCTACGGCACGAGCCCGACCAATCCGAACGAGTGGCCTGATACCGATTTCGACGGCCTCAATGACGGTTGGGAAGACGCCACCTTCGGCGACCACGATGGCATCATCGAGCCGTCCGACCTCACCACCGCCACGGCGCTCGACAATGACGGCGATGGCCTGGACGACCTCTGGGAGGACCAGTACTACGGGAACAACAATGGGCTCGTGGAACCCTCCGACTTGACCGTACAGAACGACAAGAACGCGGACCCGGATGGCGACCACAACACCAACGCCCAGGAAGCTGTCGCTCACACCAACCCGAACGACAACACCAGTTGGCCGGACACCGACTTCGATGGCCTCAATGATGGCTGGGAGATCTTCACCTTCGGGAACCTCACCCGCGCCACGAGCAGCGACAATGATGGCGACTACCTCTCCGACGCCTATGAGGACACCTTCTTCGGGAACAACAACGGTACCATCGAGCCTTCCGACCTGACCCCGGCGAATGCCGGCGGCGATCCGGATGGTGACGGCGCCTTCAACTATCAGGAATCCCTCTCGTTCACCGATCCCCACAATGCCGCCGATTTCCCGGACCTCGATGGCGACGGCCTCGGCGATGGTCACTACCTGCGCGCAGGCGATGTGAACAGCGCCACCACCACCTCCTTCATCGATGGCATCAATTGGGACAATGAAGCCGCTACCGTAGCCGGACAGAAGTATGTAGTCGCGGTCAGCGGGCTGAGAACCCGTGACACTGTTGCCGACTTCACTTTCCCCGGCGACCGCCTGCTCGTGGCGACTGGTGGACAGTTGGCTTGGAAGAACAACGGCACGTTGACCATTTCAAATCTGGTCCTCTCCGGTGGTCTGGTGAATCAGGCGGTTACGCCGAATGGCACCACCGTCAATCTCAATGGCGCAATCTCCGTTCGCAACACCGGCTCCACCCTGTCCGGCAACAACGGGCCGATGATCGTCAATGCCCCGATCAGTGGGTCCGGCATTCTCAATATCACGGGCGGCAACAACGTGACGCTCACCGCCACGAACAGCTTCACCGGTCGCTATGCCGTCACTGGAAAGCTCGTGGTCGGCAATGGCACCACCGGCAGCGTGAACATCAAGCCGGTGCACGGCGATACCACCACGCCGATCGGTATTGGCGGCACCGGCACCGTTACTTTGAATGGTCCGTTCAATATCGACACGAGTCTCACTGGCACCACGCTGAATGAAACGTGGTCCATCCTGGAGCCCGGCACCTTGACCGAGAGCTACGGGGCGAACTTCACTATCCCGGGCTTCACCGCGGATGCCGGTGTCGCGGGCAGCCGCCTCTGGACCAAGACTGCCGGTTCGGTGTGGTACCAGTTCAGCGAATCCACCGGCTTGTTCCGAGTGACGGACCCTGACACCGATCTGGATGGCATGGCCGATTCCTGGGAGCAGCAGATCATCAATGCAAACCCAAGCGACGGAATCACCAACATTAACGAGGTCTTGCCAGGCTCCGACTATGACGGCGACCAGGTGACCAACCTGATGGAGTTCACCTACGGCAGCAATCCGGTCAATCCATCGAGCTGGCCTGATACCGATTTCGACGGTCTCAATGACGGCTGGGAAGACATGACCTTCGGTGACCACGATGGCATCATCGAGCCCTCCGACCTCACCACCGCCACGGCGTTCGATACCGATGGCGATGGCTGGGATGACCTTACCTTCGAGGACGCCACCTTCGGCGACAATGACGGCATCGTGGAGCCCTCCGATCTGGTGCAGGCGCCCTTCACCGACTTCGACGGCGATGGCGCCAGCAACAAGCAGGAGCTGGTCGTGGATTCCACCGACATGAAGTCGAGCGGCAGCTTCATCGACAACAATGGCGATGGCTTTGCCGATGGCGCGCGCCTCACCGCGGGTGATGGCAATGGAGCGACCACCTCGTTCAATGGCAATGTCGGGCACTGGAGCGATGGCTTCGGACCGCTCGCCGGCATGAACTACTACGTCGCCGTGGATAGCTTCCGCACTCCGGACAGCACGCCGGCCAACACCACCATCACCTTCCCAGGCAACCGTCTCGTGGTCGCCACCGGCGGCAGGGTGAACTTCAAGTCCACGGGCGCGCACACGGTCGCCTTCAACAAGCTCATGCTGGACGGCGGCAACCTCAACCAAGCCGGTGGAAATGCCCTCATCACCGTGGCGGGCAATGTCACCATCCGCTCGGCGTCCACTTACACGGGATCGAATGGTCCACTCACGTTGAGCGGCCCGATCTCGGGCAGCGGCGGACTGACCGCCAGCGGCGGCACCTTGAGCTTCGCCAGCAACAGCACGTGGACGGGTAACCTGACGGCAAACGGTCCGTTCACGCTCACCGACACCGGCTCCATGAAGTTCGTGCCCACCACGAATGGCACTACGAACTCCATCACTGGAACCGGTGCAGTGACTCTCAATGGCACGCTCAATATCGACCTGAGCGGAGCCAGCACGACCATCGGCCATAGCTGGGCGCTCGTGGCCAATAGCGGCACCAAGACCTACGGCGCGACCTTCAACGTCGCCGGCTTCACCTCAAGTGGCGGGGCTGCCGGAACGCGGTCATGGTCCCTGGGCAACTATCGGTTCGACGAGATCACCGGCACGCTCAATGTGGCCCAGCCGGGCTTCGGGGGGTGGATCAGTGGCTTCGGTCTCGCCGTTGCCGATCAGGATCCCACCGACGATCCGGACCATGACGGCATCAGCAATCTGGTCGAGTACGCCGTGGACGGCCTCAATCCCGCAGCGGCCAATGGCAGCGTCGGCAGCATGAGCGGTCTCACGGTCACCTTCGCAAAACGCGCCCTCGCGGTGAGCAATGGCGACGTGAGCTACGCCATCGAGGAGTCCTCCGATGTCGGCGGTGCCGATGCCTGGAGCGTGATCGCGCCGACGGTGAACAGCGGCTCGGCGATCTCGTACACCTTCCCGGGACCGCTTGTCAGGGACTTCGTCCGCTTGCGGGTGACCCAGCCGTGA